A stretch of Flavobacterium sp. N2270 DNA encodes these proteins:
- a CDS encoding succinate dehydrogenase cytochrome b subunit produces MAKSALLKSSIGKKYWMALTGLFLCLFLAGHLAGNLQLIFGTPLQFNEYALFMTTNPAVKLLSYLTYISILFHAVDGILLAIQNKKARPIGYAKNNAAANSGFASRNMAVLGTLILVFIVTHMVNFWAKMHFDKNMPLMTKSIEVQPGMSQDFYVGTSVGQYYPVDQVQAENEKLQEGAMPKQLVIKNKTEVYNVQANVKMADLYKDLHKITFAFFKNPKTGLIATIAYALAMIVLGFHLWHGFASAFQSLGVNSPKLNNTIKFLGKAFAVIVPLLFAIIPLYIHFISK; encoded by the coding sequence ATGGCAAAATCAGCACTTTTAAAGTCGTCTATTGGTAAAAAATACTGGATGGCTCTTACAGGTTTATTCTTATGCTTGTTTTTGGCAGGACATTTAGCAGGTAATCTACAATTAATCTTTGGAACACCGCTTCAGTTTAATGAATATGCTTTATTCATGACTACAAATCCAGCTGTAAAACTGCTTTCTTATCTAACTTACATTTCTATTTTATTTCACGCAGTAGATGGAATATTATTAGCAATTCAAAACAAAAAAGCCAGGCCAATAGGTTATGCGAAAAATAATGCTGCTGCTAATAGTGGTTTCGCTTCTAGAAATATGGCGGTTTTAGGAACTTTAATTTTAGTTTTCATCGTTACACACATGGTCAATTTTTGGGCTAAAATGCATTTTGATAAAAACATGCCTTTAATGACTAAATCTATCGAAGTGCAGCCTGGAATGTCTCAAGATTTTTATGTTGGAACTTCAGTAGGGCAATATTACCCTGTTGATCAAGTACAAGCTGAAAATGAAAAATTACAAGAAGGTGCAATGCCAAAACAACTTGTGATTAAGAACAAAACAGAAGTTTATAATGTTCAAGCAAATGTAAAAATGGCAGATTTATATAAAGATCTACATAAAATTACTTTTGCATTTTTTAAGAACCCAAAAACGGGTTTAATTGCAACAATTGCATACGCATTGGCAATGATTGTTTTAGGTTTTCACTTATGGCATGGTTTTGCAAGTGCTTTTCAATCGTTAGGAGTTAATAGTCCTAAGTTGAATAATACAATTAAATTTTTAGGAAAAGCATTTGCGGTTATTGTACCGTTATTATTTGCTATCATTCCATTATATATTCACTTTATTTCTAAATAA
- a CDS encoding fumarate reductase/succinate dehydrogenase flavoprotein subunit, with amino-acid sequence MALDSKIPNGPISDKWTDYKNHINLVNPANKRNIDIIVVGTGLAGGSAAATLAELGYNVKAFCFQDSPRRAHSIAAQGGINAAKNYQGDGDSTFRLFYDTVKGGDYRAREANVHRLAEVSANIIDQCVAQGVPFARDYGGLLDNRSFGGVLVSRTFYAKGQTGQQLLLGAYSAMNRQIGRGKIKMYNRHEMLDLVKVDGKARGIIARNLVTGEIERHSAHAVVIASGGYGNVFFLSTNAMGSNATAAWKIHKKGAFFANPCYTQIHPTCIPVSGDHQSKLTLMSESLRNDGRIWVPKKLEDAQAIREGKLKPTQLAEEDRDYYLERRYPSFGNLVPRDVASRAAKERCDAGFGVNKTGEAVYLDFASAIQRYGKEQAKIKHLDENDADLVKQLGTEVVANKYGNLFQMYEKIVDENPYTTPMMIYPAVHYTMGGTWVDYNLQTTIPGCFSIGESNFSDHGANRLGASALMQGLADGYFVLPYTIGDYLAADIRTGKIPTDTPEFDEAENNVRQQLEKFINNNGTHSVDYFHKKLGKIMWDKVGMARNAKGLTEAIEEIAALREEFFKDVRVPGTLDSFNQELEKAMRVADFMELGELFAKDALHRNESCGGHFREEYQTEDGEAMRDDENFAYVAAWEYKGKPSEAVLHKEELKFENIKLVQRSYK; translated from the coding sequence ATGGCTTTAGATTCTAAAATACCAAATGGTCCAATTTCTGATAAATGGACAGACTACAAAAACCATATTAACTTAGTAAACCCAGCTAATAAACGTAATATTGATATTATTGTTGTTGGAACTGGTTTAGCAGGTGGTTCTGCTGCTGCAACTCTTGCAGAATTAGGTTATAACGTAAAAGCTTTTTGTTTCCAAGATTCTCCACGTCGTGCTCACTCAATTGCAGCACAAGGAGGTATCAATGCGGCAAAAAACTACCAAGGAGATGGCGATTCAACATTCCGTTTATTTTATGATACTGTAAAAGGAGGAGATTATCGTGCTCGTGAAGCTAACGTACATCGTTTAGCAGAAGTTTCTGCAAATATCATTGACCAATGTGTAGCACAAGGTGTTCCATTTGCTCGTGATTATGGTGGATTATTAGATAACCGTTCGTTTGGAGGTGTATTAGTATCAAGAACTTTTTATGCTAAAGGACAAACCGGTCAACAATTATTATTAGGTGCTTATTCGGCAATGAACCGTCAAATAGGTCGTGGTAAGATAAAAATGTATAACCGTCACGAAATGCTAGATTTAGTAAAAGTAGACGGAAAAGCAAGAGGGATTATTGCTCGTAACTTGGTTACAGGTGAAATTGAAAGACATTCAGCTCATGCGGTAGTAATTGCTTCAGGTGGTTATGGAAATGTTTTCTTCTTATCGACAAATGCAATGGGAAGTAATGCTACTGCAGCGTGGAAAATCCACAAAAAAGGAGCATTTTTTGCAAACCCTTGTTATACACAAATTCACCCAACATGTATTCCAGTTTCTGGAGATCATCAGTCTAAATTAACGTTAATGTCTGAATCATTACGTAATGACGGTCGTATTTGGGTTCCTAAAAAACTAGAAGATGCTCAAGCAATTCGTGAAGGAAAATTAAAACCAACACAATTGGCTGAAGAAGATAGAGATTATTACTTAGAGCGTCGTTATCCTTCTTTTGGTAACTTAGTACCTCGTGATGTTGCATCTCGTGCTGCTAAAGAAAGATGTGATGCTGGTTTCGGAGTAAATAAAACAGGAGAAGCTGTTTATTTAGATTTTGCTTCTGCAATTCAACGTTACGGTAAAGAACAAGCTAAAATTAAGCATTTAGATGAAAATGATGCTGATTTAGTGAAACAATTAGGTACTGAAGTTGTTGCTAATAAATACGGTAACTTATTCCAAATGTATGAGAAAATTGTTGATGAAAATCCATATACAACTCCAATGATGATTTACCCTGCGGTTCATTATACAATGGGAGGTACTTGGGTTGATTATAACTTGCAAACAACAATTCCTGGATGTTTCTCAATTGGAGAGTCTAATTTTTCTGATCATGGTGCAAATAGATTAGGAGCTTCTGCTTTAATGCAAGGTTTAGCAGATGGATATTTTGTTTTACCTTATACTATAGGTGATTATTTAGCTGCTGATATTCGTACAGGAAAAATTCCTACAGATACACCAGAGTTTGATGAAGCTGAAAATAATGTACGTCAACAATTAGAGAAATTCATTAATAATAACGGTACACATTCTGTAGATTATTTCCATAAGAAATTAGGAAAAATCATGTGGGATAAAGTTGGAATGGCACGAAATGCTAAAGGACTTACAGAGGCAATCGAAGAAATTGCAGCTTTAAGAGAAGAGTTCTTTAAAGATGTTCGTGTTCCTGGAACATTGGATAGTTTTAACCAAGAATTGGAAAAAGCAATGCGTGTTGCAGATTTCATGGAATTAGGAGAATTATTCGCAAAAGATGCTTTACATAGAAACGAATCTTGTGGTGGTCACTTCCGTGAAGAATACCAAACAGAAGATGGTGAAGCAATGCGTGACGATGAAAACTTTGCTTATGTTGCTGCTTGGGAATACAAAGGGAAACCAAGTGAAGCTGTTTTACATAAAGAAGAGTTGAAGTTTGAAAATATTAAACTAGTTCAAAGAAGTTATAAATAA
- a CDS encoding alpha/beta fold hydrolase — MKHTFYKNTKIAYSDTGKGTAIVLLHGFLENSTMWNAHVEELAQKHRVICVDLLGHGSTDCLGYVHTMEDMADAVHHVLHELKLRKVVLVGHSMGGYVALALAELYPDMMKGLVLVNSTARADSDERKLNRNRAILAVKKSYITAIRMAIANLFSEENRDRLVDEIEVVKEEALKTPLQGIVAAQEGMKVRNDREVLLHLTPYPKVLILGEKDPVLNYEETKDQVENSDVELVTFNDGHMSHIENRDELTKVLLGFLKKV; from the coding sequence TTGAAACACACTTTTTACAAAAACACCAAAATAGCCTATTCCGATACTGGAAAAGGAACTGCCATTGTTCTTTTGCATGGTTTTTTAGAAAATTCTACCATGTGGAACGCCCACGTTGAAGAATTAGCCCAAAAACACCGCGTTATTTGTGTGGATTTACTGGGTCATGGTTCAACAGATTGTTTGGGTTACGTGCATACTATGGAAGATATGGCAGATGCTGTACACCATGTGTTACACGAATTAAAGTTGCGCAAAGTAGTTTTAGTTGGGCATTCTATGGGTGGTTATGTTGCTTTGGCTTTAGCCGAATTATACCCTGATATGATGAAAGGTTTGGTTTTAGTAAACTCAACCGCAAGAGCAGATAGTGACGAACGAAAACTAAACAGAAACAGAGCTATTTTAGCTGTTAAGAAGAGTTACATTACCGCAATTCGTATGGCAATTGCTAATTTATTTAGCGAAGAAAATAGAGATAGATTAGTTGACGAAATCGAAGTGGTTAAAGAAGAAGCTTTAAAAACACCTTTGCAAGGAATTGTTGCTGCACAAGAAGGCATGAAAGTTCGTAACGACAGAGAGGTTTTATTGCATTTAACTCCGTATCCTAAAGTATTAATTTTAGGGGAAAAAGATCCTGTTTTAAACTACGAAGAAACAAAAGACCAAGTTGAAAATTCAGATGTTGAATTAGTTACTTTCAACGACGGACACATGAGTCACATTGAAAACAGAGACGAACTTACGAAAGTTTTATTAGGTTTTTTGAAGAAAGTTTAA
- a CDS encoding sialidase family protein has translation MKKLLLFSLFISSVVFAQDNLFTKVAFQNIGPTIMSGRIVDLAVNPENPTEFYAAYASGGLWYTNNNGNSFRPVMDSAPTLNCGSVTVDWKSGTIWVGTGEVNASRSSYSGIGVLKSSDKGKTWENLGLPESHHISRILVNPKDTNEIIVGVTGHLYTKNKERGIYKTLDGGKTWQQTLFVNDETGIIDVVVDSNNFNIQYAAAWQKDRKAWDFKGNGNGSGIYKSTDAGSNWNLISSSESGFPADEGVGRIGLFAVNDSVVYAVLDNQNKRPNSKMEKPKDANAALFETEVIGCELYKSIDGGISWKKTHENYIDDLYYSYGYYFGNIAVDLTNENRIYLGGVPLIFSEDGGKTFKSISKENVHADHHVTWINPKNPNHIINGNDGGVNITYDNGEHWFKCNNQAVGQFYTVNVDDEKPYNVYGGLQDNGVWVGPNNYEHSLDWQQEGKYPYEFLMGGDGMQVQIDNRDANIVYTGYQFGNYYRIDRKSGKRDFITPKVKKEEEALRFNWQTPILLSSHNQDILYMGSQFLYRSMNQGKNWEKISGDLTQGKVEGNVAFGTITTIAESKSQFGLLYVGSDDGLIHVSKDGGITWMKISENLPQNLWVSRVVASKYKKERVYATLNGYRNDNFKSYVFVSDDYGTTWTNISKGLTNSVNVIVEDSEKENILYVGTDNGLFISMDKGLSWQDFSSVMPNVAVHDLVIQAKAKELVVATHGRSIYKVNLDKIQALDAKILAKEIHVFDVEKIKKSDRWGSSWSSWSEIFEPKTNISVYSNSKKEVVLNVKNEKQKLLFTRKVSLVKGLNFVEYDLSVDEKYSNKEKITKAKNNKYYLNEGAYFVEIEVNKIKYSSKLIIEMPKQ, from the coding sequence ATGAAGAAACTTCTTTTATTCTCCTTATTTATTTCATCTGTTGTTTTTGCACAAGACAATTTGTTTACCAAAGTTGCTTTTCAAAATATTGGACCAACAATTATGAGTGGTAGAATTGTTGATTTAGCAGTAAATCCTGAAAATCCAACCGAATTTTATGCCGCTTATGCTTCTGGTGGACTTTGGTACACGAATAATAACGGGAATAGTTTTAGGCCAGTCATGGATTCGGCTCCAACTTTAAACTGTGGTTCAGTTACGGTTGATTGGAAATCGGGAACAATTTGGGTAGGAACTGGTGAAGTAAACGCCTCGCGTTCATCGTATTCAGGGATTGGTGTTTTAAAATCTTCGGATAAAGGAAAAACATGGGAAAATTTAGGTTTACCTGAAAGTCACCACATAAGTAGAATTTTGGTTAACCCAAAGGATACTAATGAAATTATTGTTGGAGTTACAGGACATTTATATACTAAGAATAAAGAAAGAGGAATTTACAAAACTTTAGATGGTGGAAAAACATGGCAACAAACTCTTTTTGTAAATGATGAAACCGGAATTATTGATGTTGTGGTTGATTCGAATAATTTCAATATTCAATACGCTGCTGCTTGGCAAAAAGACAGAAAAGCATGGGATTTTAAAGGAAATGGTAACGGTTCTGGAATTTACAAAAGTACAGATGCCGGCTCTAATTGGAACTTAATTTCAAGTTCAGAAAGTGGATTTCCTGCAGATGAAGGAGTTGGTAGAATCGGACTTTTTGCAGTCAATGATTCTGTAGTGTATGCAGTTTTGGATAATCAGAATAAGCGACCAAATTCAAAAATGGAAAAACCAAAAGATGCCAACGCAGCTCTTTTTGAAACGGAAGTTATAGGTTGCGAATTATATAAATCTATTGATGGTGGAATTTCTTGGAAAAAAACGCATGAGAACTACATTGATGATTTGTATTACAGTTACGGTTATTATTTTGGAAACATAGCGGTCGATTTAACGAATGAGAATAGGATTTATCTTGGTGGCGTTCCGTTGATTTTTTCGGAAGATGGAGGGAAAACTTTCAAGTCAATAAGTAAAGAAAATGTGCATGCCGATCATCATGTAACGTGGATAAACCCAAAAAATCCAAATCATATTATTAACGGAAACGATGGTGGAGTTAACATTACATATGATAATGGAGAACATTGGTTCAAATGCAACAATCAAGCAGTTGGGCAATTTTATACTGTGAATGTAGATGATGAAAAACCATATAATGTTTATGGCGGCTTGCAAGATAATGGCGTTTGGGTTGGGCCAAATAATTACGAACATTCATTAGATTGGCAACAAGAAGGTAAATATCCGTATGAATTTTTAATGGGTGGCGATGGAATGCAAGTGCAAATAGATAATCGCGATGCAAATATTGTGTATACAGGATATCAGTTTGGTAATTATTATAGAATTGATAGAAAATCTGGTAAAAGAGATTTCATAACACCAAAGGTTAAAAAAGAGGAAGAAGCATTACGTTTCAATTGGCAAACACCTATTTTATTATCTTCTCATAACCAAGATATTTTATACATGGGTTCTCAGTTTTTATACCGTTCAATGAATCAAGGTAAAAATTGGGAGAAAATATCTGGCGATTTAACACAAGGAAAAGTAGAAGGCAATGTAGCTTTTGGGACTATTACAACAATTGCAGAAAGCAAATCTCAATTCGGATTATTATATGTGGGTTCAGATGATGGATTAATCCATGTTTCAAAAGATGGAGGTATTACATGGATGAAAATTTCTGAAAATCTTCCTCAAAATTTATGGGTATCACGAGTTGTTGCTTCAAAATATAAGAAAGAACGAGTTTATGCAACTTTAAACGGTTATCGAAACGACAATTTTAAATCGTATGTTTTTGTTTCAGATGATTATGGAACAACCTGGACAAATATTTCAAAGGGCTTGACTAATTCAGTAAATGTAATTGTTGAAGATTCAGAAAAAGAAAATATTTTATATGTTGGTACTGATAATGGTTTGTTTATTTCAATGGATAAAGGTTTGTCTTGGCAAGATTTTTCTTCAGTAATGCCAAATGTTGCTGTTCATGACTTGGTTATTCAAGCTAAAGCCAAAGAACTAGTGGTGGCGACACATGGTCGATCAATTTATAAAGTGAATTTAGATAAAATACAAGCATTGGATGCTAAAATTTTAGCAAAAGAAATTCATGTTTTTGATGTGGAAAAAATAAAAAAATCAGATCGTTGGGGTAGTTCTTGGAGTTCTTGGTCTGAAATATTTGAACCAAAAACAAATATTTCAGTTTATTCAAACTCTAAAAAAGAAGTAGTTCTAAATGTTAAAAATGAAAAACAGAAATTATTGTTTACAAGAAAAGTTTCTTTGGTTAAAGGATTGAATTTTGTGGAGTATGATTTATCGGTAGACGAAAAATATTCAAATAAAGAGAAAATTACTAAAGCAAAAAACAATAAATATTACTTAAATGAAGGTGCTTATTTTGTTGAAATTGAGGTAAATAAAATAAAATATAGTTCAAAATTAATTATTGAAATGCCAAAGCAATAA
- a CDS encoding aminopeptidase P family protein, translating into MKYHQIDKDLFIKNRKKFASQMKPNGLAIFNSNDIYPVSADSTLPFAQHRDIFYLSGVDQEESILLLFPDAPYENQREILFLKETNDHIAVWEGEKLTKERAFEVSGIKNVIWLQDFDKTLKELMSYADTMYINTNEHYRATIETETREARFIKKWKNDYPAHKVEKSNPILQRIRSVKESEELDLIQQACDITEKGFRRILNFVKPNVMEYEIEAEFAHEFLRNRSKGFAYTPIIASGNNANVLHYIENNQQCNAGDLILLDVGAEYANYSSDMSRTIPVSGKFTERQAAVYNAVLRVKNEATKMLVPGTLWKQYHVEVGKLMTSELLGLGLLDKADVQNENPDWPAYKKYFMHGTSHHMGLDTHDYGLLYEPMQANMVFTVEPGIYLPKEGFGIRLEDDVVIQANGEPFNLMRNIPIEIDEIESIMNS; encoded by the coding sequence ATGAAATACCATCAAATAGACAAAGACTTATTTATTAAAAACAGAAAAAAGTTTGCTTCTCAAATGAAACCAAACGGACTTGCTATTTTTAATTCAAACGATATTTACCCAGTTTCAGCAGATAGTACTTTGCCTTTTGCTCAACATAGAGATATTTTTTACTTAAGCGGCGTAGATCAAGAAGAAAGTATTTTGTTGCTTTTTCCAGATGCTCCATATGAAAACCAACGTGAGATTTTATTTTTAAAAGAAACAAACGACCATATTGCGGTTTGGGAAGGTGAAAAACTGACTAAAGAACGTGCTTTTGAAGTTTCGGGAATTAAAAACGTAATTTGGTTACAAGATTTTGACAAAACATTGAAAGAGTTAATGTCGTATGCCGATACCATGTACATTAATACAAATGAACATTATAGAGCAACAATTGAAACTGAAACGCGTGAAGCTCGTTTTATAAAAAAATGGAAAAACGATTATCCTGCTCATAAAGTAGAAAAATCAAACCCAATTTTACAACGCATTCGTTCGGTTAAAGAAAGTGAAGAACTAGATTTAATTCAACAAGCATGTGATATTACCGAAAAAGGCTTTAGACGAATTTTAAATTTCGTAAAACCAAACGTAATGGAATACGAAATTGAAGCTGAATTTGCTCATGAATTTTTAAGAAATCGTTCTAAAGGTTTTGCTTATACGCCAATTATTGCTTCTGGAAATAATGCTAATGTTTTACATTATATTGAAAACAACCAACAATGTAATGCTGGCGATTTAATTTTATTAGACGTTGGTGCAGAATACGCCAATTACTCTAGTGATATGAGTAGAACTATTCCTGTTTCTGGGAAATTTACTGAAAGGCAAGCTGCTGTTTATAATGCTGTTTTACGTGTAAAAAACGAAGCTACAAAAATGCTTGTTCCAGGTACATTATGGAAACAATATCATGTTGAAGTTGGAAAATTAATGACTTCTGAATTATTAGGTTTGGGGTTATTGGACAAAGCCGATGTTCAAAATGAAAACCCAGATTGGCCAGCGTATAAAAAATACTTTATGCACGGAACTTCGCATCACATGGGATTAGATACGCACGATTATGGTTTATTATATGAACCAATGCAAGCGAATATGGTGTTTACTGTTGAGCCTGGGATTTATCTTCCAAAAGAAGGGTTTGGAATTCGTTTAGAGGACGATGTTGTTATTCAAGCCAATGGAGAACCTTTTAATTTAATGAGAAACATTCCTATTGAGATCGATGAAATTGAGTCGATAATGAATTCTTAA
- a CDS encoding succinate dehydrogenase/fumarate reductase iron-sulfur subunit: MNLTLKIWRQKNAQDKGQLVDYKISDVSPDMSFLEMLDVLNDELIQKGDEPVAFDHDCREGICGMCSLYINGEAHGPDRAVTTCQLHMRMFKDGDTIYIEPFRAKAFPVVKDLVVDRSSFDRIQHAGGFISVNTSGNTQDANNIPINKKDADDAFDAATCIGCGACVATCKNSSAMLFVSAKVSQFALLPQGKVEAADRVMNMVNQMDTEGFGNCTNTGACEVECPKGISLENIARMNREYLKASIK; this comes from the coding sequence ATGAATCTTACATTAAAAATATGGCGTCAAAAAAACGCTCAAGATAAAGGACAACTAGTTGATTATAAAATTAGCGATGTTTCTCCAGATATGTCTTTCCTTGAAATGCTAGATGTATTAAATGACGAATTAATTCAAAAAGGTGATGAGCCTGTTGCATTTGACCACGATTGTCGTGAGGGAATTTGCGGTATGTGTTCTTTGTATATTAATGGTGAAGCTCACGGACCAGATAGAGCGGTAACTACGTGTCAATTGCATATGCGTATGTTTAAGGATGGTGATACTATTTATATTGAGCCATTTAGAGCAAAAGCATTTCCGGTTGTTAAAGATTTAGTTGTAGACAGAAGTTCGTTCGATAGAATTCAGCACGCAGGTGGTTTTATTTCTGTAAATACTTCAGGAAATACTCAAGATGCAAACAACATTCCAATTAATAAAAAAGATGCTGATGATGCTTTCGATGCTGCAACTTGTATTGGTTGTGGTGCTTGTGTAGCAACTTGTAAAAACTCATCAGCAATGTTATTTGTTTCTGCAAAAGTTTCTCAATTTGCTTTGTTGCCACAAGGTAAAGTAGAAGCGGCTGATCGTGTTATGAACATGGTAAACCAAATGGATACAGAAGGTTTTGGAAACTGTACTAATACAGGAGCTTGTGAAGTAGAATGTCCTAAAGGAATTTCTCTTGAAAACATTGCTCGTATGAACAGAGAATACTTAAAAGCTAGTATTAAATAG